In the genome of Kitasatospora sp. NBC_01246, one region contains:
- a CDS encoding peptidoglycan-binding protein, with protein sequence MSEFHAAILHPDESETYCGVVDQDHVDQVRALAALDEVPRVLRDHPRLSGAFYVLREDGDLDYYVPVDAAPYEVREPDPGPAAARRQPRKLSGPAYIDGAERLGGQAIGGAMDHPEAGPRFTWHTTECPSGANYFASMGSYLRSAGVEPQVLYDPVSDRLGQFGPLTQSGRALRNDGTRRTNREGSVNIQVEVVARAGSPWTNGFDPSSKPNYQRLIAAARAHGVPDSWPAGPPAASPSAPSNRSRDIWQSKGGHYGHCHVPGNDHWDPGAIDTAKVPGGHGSPGTDPQQPADPNAYPGADKFGPGADNAFVTRLGELLVARGGGRFYSEGPSPQWGEADRNACRAFQEAQGWSGSDADGLPGPTTWLYLVTGQGQNIPEPAPEPQPQPQQPVDPDAYPGADQFGPGANNWSVTRLGQMLVRRGGARFYSEGPGPAWSDADRSATEAFQRAQGWSGSDADGLPGPTTWLYLVTGQGQNIPAPYGVAGTLGAWPGSPPVRYGYTNDAITRLQLRLRNAVGPDAAARLNPNGATGYYGPETRALVQYALRSHPETWDAGESEHDGLVGARSWSVIDQL encoded by the coding sequence GTGTCCGAGTTCCACGCCGCGATCCTGCACCCCGACGAGTCCGAGACCTACTGCGGAGTCGTCGACCAGGACCACGTCGACCAGGTCCGCGCGCTCGCCGCGCTCGACGAAGTTCCGCGCGTCCTGAGGGACCACCCACGCCTGTCCGGCGCGTTCTACGTGCTGCGCGAGGACGGCGACCTGGACTACTACGTGCCGGTCGACGCCGCCCCGTACGAGGTGCGTGAGCCCGACCCCGGCCCGGCCGCGGCCCGGCGCCAGCCGCGCAAGCTCTCCGGGCCCGCGTACATCGACGGCGCCGAGCGGCTCGGCGGCCAGGCGATCGGCGGGGCGATGGACCACCCCGAGGCCGGCCCCCGCTTCACCTGGCACACCACCGAGTGCCCGAGCGGCGCCAATTACTTCGCGTCCATGGGCTCCTACCTGCGCTCCGCCGGTGTGGAACCTCAGGTCCTCTACGACCCCGTCTCGGACCGGCTCGGGCAGTTCGGACCGCTCACCCAGTCCGGCCGCGCGCTGCGCAACGACGGCACCCGGCGTACGAACCGCGAGGGCTCCGTCAACATCCAGGTCGAGGTCGTCGCGCGCGCGGGCTCGCCCTGGACCAACGGGTTCGACCCGAGCAGCAAGCCGAACTACCAGCGGCTGATCGCGGCCGCCCGGGCGCACGGCGTCCCCGACTCCTGGCCGGCCGGGCCGCCCGCGGCCTCCCCGTCCGCGCCGTCCAACCGCTCCCGGGACATCTGGCAGAGCAAGGGCGGCCACTACGGGCACTGCCACGTCCCGGGCAACGACCACTGGGATCCGGGTGCGATCGACACCGCCAAGGTGCCGGGCGGCCACGGCAGTCCGGGCACCGACCCGCAGCAGCCGGCCGACCCGAACGCCTACCCGGGCGCCGACAAGTTCGGCCCCGGAGCCGACAACGCCTTCGTCACCCGCCTCGGCGAGCTCCTGGTGGCGCGCGGCGGCGGCCGCTTCTACAGCGAAGGCCCCAGCCCGCAGTGGGGCGAGGCGGACCGCAACGCCTGCCGGGCCTTCCAGGAGGCTCAGGGGTGGTCCGGCTCGGACGCGGACGGCCTGCCCGGCCCCACCACCTGGCTCTACCTCGTCACCGGCCAGGGACAGAACATCCCCGAACCCGCGCCGGAGCCGCAGCCCCAGCCGCAGCAGCCGGTGGACCCGGACGCCTACCCTGGCGCCGACCAGTTCGGCCCCGGAGCCAACAACTGGAGCGTCACCCGGCTCGGCCAGATGCTCGTCCGCCGCGGCGGCGCCCGCTTCTACAGCGAGGGACCGGGCCCGGCCTGGTCGGACGCCGACCGGTCGGCCACCGAGGCTTTCCAGAGGGCTCAGGGGTGGTCCGGCTCGGACGCGGACGGCCTGCCCGGCCCCACCACCTGGCTCTACCTCGTCACCGGCCAGGGACAGAACATCCCCGCCCCGTACGGAGTGGCCGGCACCCTCGGCGCCTGGCCCGGCTCGCCGCCCGTGCGCTACGGCTACACGAACGACGCCATCACCCGGCTGCAGCTGCGCCTGCGCAACGCAGTCGGCCCGGACGCGGCGGCGCGGCTGAACCCCAACGGGGCGACGGGCTACTACGGCCCGGAGACCCGCGCTCTGGTCCAGTACGCGCTGCGCTCGCACCCCGAGACCTGGGACGCAGGCGAGAGCGAGCACGACGGCCTGGTCGGCGCCCGCTCCTGGTCCGTCATCGACCAGCTCTGA